In the genome of Nitrospira japonica, one region contains:
- a CDS encoding DegT/DnrJ/EryC1/StrS family aminotransferase: MANFLPFHVPDLGQEEINAVVEVIRSGWLTTGAKARQFENEFAAMVGARHAVAVNSCTASLHLALEAIGVREGDEVIVPTMTFAATAEVVTYFRAKPVLVDCTENTLNIDPKLIEEAITPRTKAILPVHFAGHPCEMDEIHAIAKAHGLYVIEDAAHALPAWYRGKMVGSLSDITCFSFYATKNITTGEGGMVVTNDAGVASRIRTMSLHGLSRDAWNRYTAHGSWYYEILSPGFKYNLTDMAAALGIAQLQKCERFWKSRDRIAAWYNEGLRDVPEVALPAAQAHVQHAWHLYAIQLDLGRLRIGRNDFIERLQQAQVGSSVHFIPLHLHPYYRDTYGYCASDFPTANAAFQRLVSLPLYSKMTEQDVRRVISTVRDIIQETRQ; the protein is encoded by the coding sequence ATGGCGAACTTCCTGCCTTTCCATGTGCCCGATTTGGGCCAAGAAGAGATCAACGCCGTTGTGGAGGTAATCCGTTCAGGCTGGTTGACCACTGGAGCCAAGGCCAGGCAGTTCGAAAATGAGTTCGCTGCCATGGTAGGTGCCCGCCATGCCGTGGCCGTGAATTCGTGCACTGCATCGCTGCACCTTGCCCTCGAAGCGATTGGCGTGCGGGAAGGAGACGAAGTCATTGTTCCGACCATGACGTTTGCGGCCACCGCCGAAGTGGTGACCTATTTTAGGGCCAAGCCGGTGTTGGTCGACTGTACGGAGAATACTCTTAACATTGATCCAAAACTCATCGAAGAAGCGATTACTCCGAGGACTAAAGCGATTCTCCCAGTACATTTTGCCGGGCATCCATGCGAAATGGATGAGATTCATGCGATTGCCAAGGCACACGGTCTATACGTAATCGAGGACGCAGCGCATGCCCTTCCGGCGTGGTACCGAGGCAAGATGGTGGGTAGCCTGTCGGACATCACCTGCTTTTCCTTTTATGCGACAAAAAATATTACGACGGGGGAAGGGGGGATGGTTGTCACCAATGATGCCGGCGTCGCTTCACGGATTCGAACGATGAGTCTCCACGGATTGAGTCGTGATGCATGGAACCGCTATACGGCTCATGGATCATGGTACTACGAGATCCTGTCTCCCGGTTTCAAATACAATTTAACGGATATGGCTGCAGCATTAGGCATTGCCCAGCTGCAAAAGTGCGAACGTTTCTGGAAGTCACGCGACCGGATCGCAGCGTGGTACAACGAAGGATTGCGCGATGTGCCCGAGGTCGCCCTTCCAGCGGCGCAAGCGCACGTACAGCACGCCTGGCATCTGTATGCCATCCAGCTCGACCTCGGTCGCTTGCGCATCGGCAGGAATGATTTCATAGAACGGTTGCAGCAGGCGCAGGTTGGCAGCAGCGTCCATTTTATCCCTCTTCATCTTCACCCGTATTACAGAGACACCTACGGCTACTGTGCCTCCGACTTCCCCACGGCCAATGCTGCTTTTCAACGTCTCGTTTCGTTGCCGCTCTATTCAAAAATGACCGAGCAAGACGTTCGGCGAGTCATTTCGACGGTGAGGGACATCATCCAGGAGACTCGGCAATGA
- a CDS encoding polysaccharide biosynthesis protein — MMMKRAFDVIVAVLGVLASWPLWMVAAILIKLDSRGPIIFRQTRIGRGLRPFSILKFRTMVDDAESRGGLITLGNDARITRIGRLLRRTKMDELPQLLNILKGDMSIVGPRPEVPRYVELFRVDFGEILRIRPGLTDLASLKYIDEATLLQQADRPEHDYRNKILPEKLRLAKLYVRHASLMLDIAIMAQSFLHILRIPLVVFELPGLSSSGSHGAWSCGTWIRSCVVQWRRPLIVALDIGLIILANYLAFWLRFDGAIPAEEVRRFLATLPWLVVIRAAAFVAFRLNEGLWRYVSIWDLRNILIGVATSTMAFYFLVRWGMAMTEYPQSIFVIDSVLLVGFIAGVRLPRRLLREQVLYRNKNKVLIIGAGDSGERIVREMRTRASYRYQPIGFVDDEASLLNQRIHGIKVLGTLKDIPKIIAEYRPEEVVVAMPDAEPSLLRRIISELESCKVSIKTLPGVKDFVAGKSVLSQIRSVSLNDLLARAPIRLCTDALHDMVSGKCVLLTGAGGSIGSELARQICALRPETLVLYERHENSLYTISKQLDDSGCASSIRPVIGDITDARRLSEVMEQTRPHIVFHAAAHKHVPLVEMNPAEAIKNNCMGTRLACEAADRFGVERFVLISTDKAVNPSSVMGATKRVAELIVQEFARRSTTRFLTVRFGNVLGSSGSVLLRFQEQIQNGGPVTVTHPAVKRYFMLIPEAVHLVLQAASLGEQGVIYVLDMGEQIKVLDLARNLVRLSGFVPGDEIPISFVGLRPGEKLEEELLGEGETEEPAEIEKVFRIRPAPSVDLVHFTERLTALETSALLCLSSRALDLLHELVPTFRPVEAQDDLPLLAADNLLNGQVLSAQPTRRGDAPAVTLHP; from the coding sequence ATGATGATGAAGCGCGCGTTTGACGTAATTGTTGCGGTTCTCGGGGTGCTTGCAAGCTGGCCCCTCTGGATGGTTGCGGCAATCCTGATCAAACTTGATTCGCGGGGCCCGATCATTTTTCGGCAGACGAGGATCGGTCGCGGCCTCCGCCCGTTCTCTATCCTGAAATTCCGGACCATGGTGGATGATGCCGAGAGTAGAGGCGGCTTGATCACACTTGGAAACGACGCGCGAATCACGCGGATCGGAAGGCTATTGCGGCGAACGAAGATGGATGAACTCCCACAGCTGCTGAATATCCTCAAGGGCGACATGAGCATTGTAGGTCCCCGTCCGGAGGTTCCGCGCTATGTCGAGCTGTTCCGCGTCGACTTTGGTGAAATTCTCCGAATCCGGCCGGGACTGACGGATCTGGCATCATTGAAGTACATCGACGAGGCGACGCTGCTCCAGCAAGCTGATCGGCCTGAGCACGACTACCGGAACAAGATTCTTCCAGAAAAACTCAGACTGGCGAAACTGTATGTCAGACACGCCTCCCTGATGCTGGACATTGCCATCATGGCTCAATCTTTCCTGCATATTCTGAGAATACCATTGGTGGTATTCGAGCTGCCAGGATTGTCGTCTTCCGGAAGCCACGGCGCATGGTCTTGCGGTACGTGGATAAGAAGCTGCGTGGTCCAATGGCGCCGTCCTCTCATTGTGGCGCTGGATATCGGTTTGATTATTCTGGCGAACTATCTGGCGTTTTGGCTGAGGTTCGACGGCGCCATCCCGGCAGAGGAGGTAAGAAGGTTCCTCGCCACGTTACCGTGGCTGGTTGTGATTAGGGCAGCGGCCTTCGTTGCCTTTCGCCTCAATGAAGGACTTTGGCGGTACGTCAGCATTTGGGATTTGCGGAACATCCTCATCGGAGTTGCAACCAGCACCATGGCCTTCTATTTCTTGGTTCGATGGGGAATGGCAATGACGGAGTATCCTCAATCTATCTTCGTGATCGACAGTGTGTTGCTCGTCGGTTTCATTGCAGGCGTCCGTCTTCCTCGCCGTTTACTGAGGGAGCAGGTGTTGTACCGAAACAAGAACAAGGTCCTCATCATAGGAGCAGGTGATTCAGGCGAACGCATCGTACGAGAGATGCGGACACGGGCATCGTACCGCTATCAACCTATCGGTTTTGTTGATGATGAGGCATCTCTATTGAATCAGCGGATCCACGGAATCAAAGTGCTCGGAACATTGAAAGACATCCCGAAAATCATAGCCGAATACAGACCGGAAGAGGTTGTCGTTGCTATGCCTGACGCAGAGCCGTCATTGTTGCGGCGAATTATTTCAGAACTGGAATCGTGCAAGGTATCCATCAAGACGCTACCCGGCGTGAAGGATTTTGTTGCTGGAAAGAGCGTTCTCAGTCAGATACGCAGCGTGTCCCTGAATGACCTGTTGGCGAGAGCCCCGATTCGGCTATGCACAGATGCGCTGCATGACATGGTGAGCGGAAAATGTGTGCTCCTTACCGGGGCCGGCGGATCGATTGGATCGGAACTCGCCCGGCAGATTTGTGCATTGCGACCCGAGACTTTGGTCCTTTATGAGCGTCATGAGAACAGCCTTTACACAATCAGTAAGCAACTCGACGATAGCGGGTGTGCTTCTTCGATCAGGCCCGTTATCGGGGATATCACCGATGCTCGTCGGCTGTCCGAGGTCATGGAGCAAACTCGTCCGCATATTGTGTTCCATGCCGCCGCTCACAAGCATGTCCCGCTCGTCGAAATGAACCCTGCAGAGGCTATTAAGAATAACTGTATGGGAACGCGGCTTGCGTGTGAGGCGGCTGACCGTTTTGGCGTAGAACGATTCGTTCTGATCTCGACGGACAAGGCCGTGAATCCATCCAGTGTCATGGGAGCCACAAAACGTGTGGCCGAACTCATCGTCCAGGAGTTTGCCAGACGAAGTACAACCCGCTTCCTTACAGTCCGTTTCGGTAATGTTCTGGGGAGTAGCGGTAGTGTGCTGCTGAGGTTTCAGGAGCAGATCCAAAATGGCGGGCCCGTCACCGTCACACATCCTGCGGTGAAGCGATACTTCATGCTGATTCCCGAGGCCGTTCACCTTGTGCTCCAGGCAGCCTCGCTTGGGGAGCAGGGTGTGATCTACGTGTTGGACATGGGCGAACAGATTAAAGTGCTCGATCTGGCCAGAAATTTGGTCAGGTTATCAGGGTTCGTGCCTGGTGACGAGATTCCGATCAGTTTCGTGGGTCTGCGCCCCGGGGAGAAGCTGGAAGAGGAGCTGCTGGGAGAAGGGGAGACCGAAGAACCCGCTGAAATTGAGAAAGTATTCCGTATTCGCCCCGCGCCGTCGGTAGACTTGGTTCATTTCACAGAAAGACTGACTGCACTTGAAACATCGGCTCTTCTATGCCTTTCCAGTCGCGCCCTAGATCTATTGCACGAACTGGTTCCGACTTTCCGTCCCGTGGAAGCACAGGACGATCTTCCTCTTCTTGCGGCCGACAATTTGCTTAATGGTCAGGTGCTGTCCGCACAGCCAACTCGTCGTGGAGATGCACCGGCGGTCACATTGCATCCGTGA
- a CDS encoding AIPR family protein, giving the protein MPKNDTILLDGIVDNRIAENLPSNDRGEVFEYLGCEQILKDYDLSQEEIEAGWVDGEKDGGIDGFFTFVNGYLVQDLDQLALPRREVVIEVWIITAKHHDSFQLSPMNSLAASIPEILDFEKDNLKLKERYSAQLLNARSVFQLTYRRLAASCPTLRFNVSYCTRGQTANIPQEIIGRAKQIEEQCTELYSNCFAEFTFVGAAEIVKSFRRLKKFSIDLPIIESLTHHQGSYVVLARIDDYFRFVTDEKRQLRRYLFDSNVRDYLGSNRVNEDISESLKRRLGPDFWWLNNGVTILATSATQYAKTIQMHDIQIVNGLQTTESIFRYFATSQAKADQRAILVKVIVSNDPVVRDSIIRATNNQSNVELASLHATDKIQRDIEQVLEKQQWFYERRKNYYRNIGRPLSRMVTPLFVAAAQVALVQKNPSQAAILKSKFMRNPISYAAVFNETLPFPIWPAIVEVVKKIEDLLIESRPSGRHGERFLATYRNIFALAAVAKQAGTFAFSLEELMRFDVSKIDRALVEDFLRMSKSIEPGTVRTKSAIRSLCRRFFSAIADYYSIRALSKISEVTLPVFCSPSAELDEQFIDKVDQSLPKQPWKPGVHQHLAKKLKCPASQVSHAIQELILRGRRMHQSEGIVFDREGKVIDYDPERLGQSST; this is encoded by the coding sequence ATGCCGAAAAATGACACCATTCTTTTGGATGGCATTGTCGACAATAGAATTGCAGAAAACCTTCCTTCCAATGATCGAGGAGAAGTGTTCGAATATTTAGGATGCGAGCAAATTCTGAAAGATTACGATCTATCACAGGAGGAGATTGAGGCTGGTTGGGTTGACGGCGAAAAGGATGGAGGAATTGACGGATTTTTTACATTTGTTAATGGCTACCTAGTTCAAGACTTGGATCAACTAGCGCTTCCTCGACGTGAAGTAGTGATCGAAGTATGGATTATTACCGCAAAACATCATGATTCATTTCAGCTCTCACCAATGAATTCCTTGGCGGCGAGCATTCCAGAAATCCTGGATTTCGAGAAAGATAATTTGAAGTTGAAGGAACGATATTCAGCGCAGTTGTTGAATGCCAGGTCAGTCTTTCAATTGACCTATAGAAGGCTTGCCGCTTCCTGTCCCACACTGAGGTTCAATGTTTCGTATTGTACGCGAGGTCAGACAGCTAATATTCCACAGGAGATAATAGGCCGTGCTAAACAAATTGAAGAGCAATGTACTGAGCTGTACAGCAACTGCTTTGCGGAGTTTACCTTTGTTGGTGCTGCAGAAATCGTCAAAAGCTTTAGAAGGTTGAAGAAATTTTCCATTGATCTTCCAATAATAGAATCCCTGACACATCATCAAGGTAGCTATGTGGTTCTTGCCCGCATTGATGACTATTTTCGTTTCGTTACGGACGAGAAACGCCAGTTGCGCCGCTATTTATTCGATTCTAATGTGAGGGATTATCTGGGAAGCAATCGGGTTAACGAGGACATATCCGAATCACTTAAGAGAAGACTTGGCCCGGACTTCTGGTGGCTAAATAATGGAGTAACTATTCTCGCAACCTCGGCAACTCAGTATGCAAAAACAATACAGATGCATGATATTCAAATCGTTAATGGACTCCAGACTACTGAAAGCATTTTCAGATACTTTGCAACTTCTCAAGCTAAAGCCGATCAACGTGCAATCCTTGTGAAAGTCATTGTTTCAAATGATCCCGTGGTACGGGATAGCATAATAAGAGCCACTAATAATCAAAGTAATGTGGAATTAGCATCCCTGCACGCAACCGATAAGATTCAGCGTGATATTGAGCAAGTGCTTGAAAAGCAACAATGGTTTTACGAGCGAAGAAAGAACTATTACCGCAACATCGGTCGACCTCTATCTCGTATGGTAACTCCATTGTTTGTTGCTGCGGCACAGGTCGCGCTAGTACAGAAAAATCCCTCGCAGGCGGCAATTCTAAAGTCAAAGTTTATGCGTAATCCGATTTCATATGCTGCGGTATTTAACGAAACGCTTCCTTTCCCAATATGGCCAGCGATAGTGGAAGTGGTAAAGAAAATAGAAGATCTGTTGATTGAAAGTCGGCCATCAGGACGGCATGGCGAGCGATTTCTGGCTACTTACAGGAATATTTTTGCACTTGCTGCTGTCGCAAAACAGGCAGGCACCTTCGCATTTTCTCTCGAAGAACTTATGCGCTTTGACGTAAGTAAGATTGACAGAGCGCTTGTAGAAGACTTTCTCAGAATGTCTAAGTCAATTGAACCAGGTACGGTGAGAACGAAATCGGCCATACGGAGTTTATGCAGGCGCTTTTTTTCTGCCATCGCAGACTATTACTCCATAAGGGCACTCAGCAAGATTTCAGAGGTAACATTGCCGGTATTCTGCTCACCCTCGGCGGAATTGGATGAACAATTTATTGATAAGGTTGACCAGTCCTTGCCCAAGCAACCTTGGAAACCAGGGGTACATCAGCATTTAGCCAAAAAATTAAAGTGCCCTGCGAGTCAGGTTTCTCATGCGATTCAAGAGCTTATCCTAAGAGGTCGGCGGATGCATCAGAGTGAGGGGATCGTATTTGATCGAGAGGGGAAGGTGATTGATTATGACCCGGAACGATTAGGGCAGTCATCAACATAG
- a CDS encoding PRC-barrel domain-containing protein, translating to MSIENWTVQTTNGQNWGYIKRLILDSDTREISHADVILAKTGRLIRLPWRSFEVRDGWIKLRISERPVRSRRQSHLSSREG from the coding sequence GTGAGTATTGAAAACTGGACAGTTCAAACGACAAACGGACAAAACTGGGGCTATATCAAGCGCCTTATCCTAGATTCGGATACGAGAGAGATCAGCCACGCGGACGTGATTCTTGCGAAGACGGGGAGACTTATTCGGCTACCGTGGAGAAGCTTCGAAGTGCGGGACGGATGGATCAAACTGAGGATATCCGAGAGGCCGGTTAGGAGCAGACGTCAAAGCCACCTGTCATCACGCGAAGGATAA
- a CDS encoding GumC family protein: MFKLREYWDVMTRRKWGIIVSVVFSLGAAIAFCTLSQKMYRSETLILVEEQRIADQYVQGVAEGNLEQRIFVIQKQIMSSSLLRKIVEDLNLFPDEMERSGPDAAVARVKSGIKVELVAKMPGATLVAGKSSIDALTISFQDEDPHMAMRVTSAIATAFIEENLKTREHLAEATTEFLDVEVARAKEALEEKEDEIAQFKSKHMGQLPQQNESNLRALDRLHGDLKAVNENIQRVSDRMAQVEKAIQEYGRFGKLSPTLPGGMSAPDPLFRRLKDLKERLAKLKAEFWDGYPDVPLTREEIRQVEAELMAAYGADAIKAAEKVMDPYLQDLKKQYSEATSELAVLKQRQHSLSVERNDYVNRVEQAPAVEQKLLTLMRDYDNLKGNYLTLGEKRLNARVAENLEKRQKGAQFRILEPANFPRSPYKPNQPLIIFFGLLFGFTIGIGTAVLREQMNPQFQRPEEIEQMLGPQLLAAIPDFMLEFNRVSWRRFFPVRQRLPSTVDLEDEIDTTPVVGRQWIGKSSPDSFLSDGFVVKWLPDSSIAEQYRVAASRLSLIRSNEPSTVLAVTSAVKGEGKTTTVINLGYTMARDLGKRTLLLDCDFKSPMLNRYVETMPKGGLADCLTGDIPLDDCLFEFRDVPCCIMPVGSSSVNSNELLKTGRLSSILTKLRERFEHIFLNTPPIFPLATMNVLAKQADLLVLVVRADSTPKLVVRRALGSLHAVTTTHVILNGVKSQSMPSYMEDYEYLNVKSNKM, translated from the coding sequence ATGTTCAAGCTTCGTGAATACTGGGATGTTATGACCCGACGCAAATGGGGCATCATCGTATCGGTGGTGTTTTCTCTCGGTGCCGCCATCGCATTCTGCACCCTGTCTCAGAAAATGTACCGCTCCGAAACACTGATCCTCGTCGAAGAGCAACGAATCGCTGATCAATATGTTCAGGGTGTCGCCGAGGGAAATCTGGAACAGCGCATCTTTGTCATACAGAAACAAATTATGAGCAGTTCGCTGCTCCGCAAGATCGTTGAGGACCTCAACCTGTTCCCTGATGAGATGGAGAGGTCCGGACCAGATGCAGCCGTAGCCAGAGTCAAGAGCGGTATCAAGGTGGAACTGGTTGCCAAGATGCCCGGCGCTACTCTGGTGGCTGGGAAAAGCAGCATCGATGCACTGACCATTTCCTTTCAGGACGAAGATCCGCATATGGCCATGCGGGTGACTTCAGCGATTGCGACAGCATTCATTGAGGAAAATCTCAAGACGCGCGAACATCTTGCTGAAGCTACGACGGAATTTCTTGATGTTGAAGTCGCAAGAGCCAAAGAAGCACTGGAAGAGAAAGAGGATGAGATTGCTCAGTTCAAATCAAAGCACATGGGACAGCTTCCGCAGCAGAACGAGTCTAATCTTCGGGCGCTTGATCGACTACACGGCGATTTGAAGGCGGTGAATGAAAATATTCAGCGGGTCTCCGATCGAATGGCTCAGGTAGAAAAAGCAATTCAGGAGTACGGGAGATTCGGAAAGTTGAGCCCCACGCTGCCAGGTGGCATGTCGGCACCGGACCCGCTCTTCCGAAGACTTAAGGATCTCAAGGAAAGGCTCGCGAAGTTGAAAGCAGAGTTTTGGGACGGTTATCCCGATGTGCCGTTGACTAGAGAAGAGATACGTCAAGTCGAGGCGGAATTGATGGCAGCCTACGGCGCTGATGCTATCAAGGCTGCCGAGAAGGTGATGGACCCTTATCTCCAGGATCTGAAGAAGCAATACAGCGAGGCGACCAGCGAACTGGCCGTGCTCAAACAGCGTCAGCACTCACTTTCGGTTGAGCGAAACGACTATGTTAATCGGGTCGAGCAGGCTCCGGCCGTTGAGCAAAAGCTCCTCACCCTTATGCGCGACTATGACAACTTGAAGGGTAACTATCTGACATTGGGCGAAAAGCGTCTCAATGCGCGGGTGGCCGAAAATTTGGAGAAACGACAGAAAGGAGCGCAATTTCGAATCCTTGAACCGGCCAATTTCCCTCGATCTCCATATAAACCCAATCAACCTCTGATTATTTTCTTCGGTCTTCTTTTTGGGTTTACCATCGGTATCGGAACGGCCGTGCTAAGAGAGCAAATGAACCCGCAGTTTCAACGCCCTGAGGAAATCGAACAAATGCTAGGACCGCAACTGCTTGCCGCAATACCGGATTTCATGCTGGAATTTAATCGGGTCAGCTGGCGGCGCTTCTTCCCCGTAAGACAGAGACTGCCGAGCACCGTCGACTTAGAGGATGAGATTGATACAACTCCTGTCGTTGGGAGGCAATGGATCGGCAAGTCGTCACCAGATTCATTCCTGTCGGATGGATTCGTAGTCAAGTGGCTCCCTGATTCGTCAATCGCGGAACAGTACCGCGTGGCGGCCAGCCGGTTGTCTCTCATTCGAAGCAACGAGCCGTCAACCGTCCTTGCTGTGACCAGTGCAGTCAAGGGCGAGGGAAAGACCACGACGGTGATTAATCTTGGCTATACCATGGCGCGAGACCTTGGCAAACGTACGCTGCTCCTGGATTGCGATTTTAAATCTCCCATGCTGAACCGGTATGTTGAAACGATGCCGAAGGGCGGATTGGCGGATTGTCTTACTGGAGACATTCCCTTGGATGATTGTCTGTTTGAGTTCCGCGATGTTCCCTGTTGTATCATGCCGGTCGGCAGTTCATCCGTGAATTCCAACGAGTTACTGAAGACCGGAAGACTTTCAAGCATTCTTACTAAGCTCCGAGAGCGATTCGAACACATCTTTCTGAACACTCCACCCATTTTCCCTTTGGCCACAATGAACGTATTGGCCAAGCAGGCCGATCTTCTGGTGCTCGTCGTGCGGGCTGATTCTACGCCCAAGCTAGTGGTTCGGAGAGCGTTGGGTTCTCTACATGCCGTGACGACGACTCATGTGATTCTCAATGGAGTAAAGAGTCAATCGATGCCCTCCTATATGGAGGATTATGAGTACCTGAACGTCAAGAGTAACAAGATGTAG
- a CDS encoding YajG family lipoprotein has protein sequence MRCPIVTTLVFGMMSLAGCAATIPVNYTAQNFARYEGRANVGSFQYVPANTGKVAPNQIQSTAIGSIYVAANVADLVQRATALELEKTGFRLGDNNPLVLSGDILEFQADDLGYSVDWSYSIRYKISRKADGSELLNKIYLADRKTTGKFGEASDYAPSINEMILSGYDKFIRDDQVRKIFSQ, from the coding sequence ATGCGCTGCCCAATTGTTACGACCCTTGTTTTCGGTATGATGTCGCTTGCCGGATGTGCCGCAACAATTCCTGTGAATTATACTGCTCAAAATTTTGCGCGCTATGAAGGACGGGCAAATGTAGGATCATTTCAATATGTACCAGCAAATACTGGAAAAGTTGCGCCCAACCAAATTCAAAGTACTGCGATCGGAAGCATTTACGTAGCTGCGAACGTTGCTGATTTGGTCCAACGAGCGACTGCGTTAGAACTTGAGAAGACGGGATTTCGGCTTGGAGATAATAATCCTTTAGTGTTGTCCGGTGACATTCTTGAATTCCAGGCAGATGATCTTGGCTATAGTGTGGATTGGAGCTATTCAATTCGGTATAAAATTAGCCGTAAAGCGGACGGATCGGAACTCCTCAACAAAATATACTTGGCAGATCGAAAAACAACGGGAAAATTTGGAGAGGCATCAGACTATGCTCCGTCAATCAATGAGATGATTTTGTCGGGGTATGACAAATTCATCCGCGATGATCAGGTTCGCAAGATTTTCTCCCAGTAG
- a CDS encoding trypsin-like peptidase domain-containing protein gives MDTQLKASQDTIISLFAALRTPRDVAKLLEVPYGLLIYHLHKTPPSTRYISFAIRKRAGGERIISAPGTALKILQIKLNYVLKTVYRPNSCIYGFIVNGGIVKNASVHANRRLVFNLDLKDFFPSIHFGRVKGMFSSPPYNCPSEVSTVLAQICCLPKTYPSLAPYAQLPQGAPTSPIVSNMVCSSLDSQLLRLAKKYKCSYSRYADDITFSTNLPRFHEAILVESQAEEGRISVTAGSELKAIISSNTFRINENKVRLQRAMQRQSVTGLTTNKFPNPPRRLIRQIRAILHAWTKYGYENAQNEFRSRYFNRTRNPNKMAPELKHVLHGKINYVGMVRGQTDPLYLSYLKQLKALAPELIIRQVIDVMDALWVLESDGAYAQGTGFSLKGYGIVTCYHVLRARTKLFKANTPAKKYNIEVIIQDQELDIAVLATDGPQGPELLLEEGERPRQDDWILLTGYPSYSAHATGVVRRGRVTGYYQFFGTERMLIDTPIVYGNSGGPVLNQSNKVVGIAAKGPVSLNDAQKTEKFEVIPISILRRLAPPAPTAQ, from the coding sequence ATGGACACTCAGTTAAAAGCCAGCCAGGATACCATAATCTCTCTTTTCGCCGCGTTAAGAACTCCCCGGGATGTCGCAAAACTTTTGGAAGTGCCGTACGGGCTTCTGATCTATCATTTACATAAGACCCCACCGTCTACTCGATATATAAGTTTTGCAATACGCAAGAGAGCTGGAGGCGAGAGAATAATATCTGCTCCAGGGACAGCTCTTAAGATCCTGCAAATTAAACTAAATTATGTTTTAAAAACAGTGTACAGACCGAATTCATGCATCTACGGGTTTATTGTGAATGGTGGGATTGTAAAAAATGCCAGCGTTCATGCTAATAGGAGATTAGTTTTTAACCTAGACCTAAAAGACTTCTTCCCGTCCATTCATTTTGGAAGAGTCAAAGGAATGTTTTCCTCACCGCCATATAACTGCCCTTCCGAGGTCTCCACGGTACTCGCCCAGATCTGTTGTTTACCCAAAACTTATCCGTCCTTGGCTCCATATGCACAGCTTCCGCAGGGCGCTCCTACATCTCCTATCGTGTCCAACATGGTTTGCAGTTCGTTGGATAGCCAGCTACTAAGGCTTGCGAAGAAATACAAGTGTTCGTATAGCCGATACGCTGACGATATAACATTCTCTACAAATTTGCCCCGATTTCATGAAGCTATCTTAGTGGAAAGCCAAGCCGAAGAAGGCAGGATCAGCGTAACGGCTGGGAGTGAACTGAAAGCGATAATTTCAAGCAACACCTTCCGAATAAATGAAAATAAGGTACGGCTTCAGCGCGCAATGCAAAGGCAAAGTGTGACTGGACTCACTACAAACAAGTTTCCCAATCCTCCAAGACGTCTTATTAGACAAATCCGAGCTATTCTTCACGCCTGGACAAAATATGGTTATGAAAATGCCCAGAACGAGTTTCGATCGCGATATTTCAACCGCACGCGCAATCCTAATAAAATGGCCCCAGAATTGAAGCACGTTCTTCACGGAAAAATAAACTATGTGGGAATGGTACGAGGTCAGACTGACCCACTATACCTCAGCTATTTGAAGCAACTGAAGGCATTGGCGCCGGAACTGATAATTAGGCAGGTCATAGATGTGATGGATGCGTTGTGGGTACTCGAATCCGATGGCGCATATGCGCAAGGTACCGGATTTAGCCTCAAAGGCTATGGAATTGTGACTTGCTACCATGTGCTGAGAGCGCGCACCAAACTCTTTAAAGCTAATACACCTGCCAAGAAATATAATATTGAAGTAATCATTCAGGACCAGGAACTAGACATCGCGGTTCTCGCAACAGATGGTCCACAGGGACCTGAACTGCTGCTGGAGGAAGGGGAACGCCCTCGTCAGGACGACTGGATTTTGCTAACTGGCTACCCAAGCTATTCAGCGCATGCGACCGGTGTCGTTAGACGAGGAAGAGTGACGGGCTACTATCAATTCTTTGGAACGGAGCGAATGCTTATTGATACCCCTATAGTCTATGGAAATAGTGGGGGTCCGGTCTTGAACCAATCGAATAAAGTCGTTGGAATTGCCGCGAAAGGCCCTGTGTCATTGAACGACGCACAGAAGACTGAAAAATTCGAAGTCATACCTATAAGTATTCTGCGAAGATTAGCTCCCCCAGCACCGACTGCTCAGTAG